Proteins from a genomic interval of Onychostoma macrolepis isolate SWU-2019 chromosome 17, ASM1243209v1, whole genome shotgun sequence:
- the si:ch73-288o11.4 gene encoding beta-microseminoprotein, whose translation MCLLRVCILLFMVVSCSAECYIRKPEVDLSSVDDITNHLQGCVDSDEVIHDFNSEWEKDCYNCTCALFGIRCCNKIPTAIEHPDECEMVVDKTTCSFTLALASDHSKPCPFA comes from the exons ATGTGTTTGTTGAGAGTGTGTATTCTTCTCTTCATGGTGGTCTCCTGTAGTGCCGAGTGCTACATTCGAAAACCTGAAGTCGATTTGTCATCTGTCGATGACATAACAAACCATCTACAAG GTTGTGTGGACTCTGATGAAGTAATCCATGACTTCAACTCTGAATGGGAGAAGGACTGTTACAACTGTACTTGTGCACTATTTGGCATTAGATGCTGTAACAA gatcCCAACAGCAATAGAGCACCCTGATGAATGTGAGATGGTTGTTGACAAAACAACCTGCTCCTTCACTCTAGCACTTGCTTCAGACCACAGCAAACCATGCCCATTTGCCTAA
- the LOC131523563 gene encoding uncharacterized protein LOC131523563: MPINSSPYTLATATPPPQPASSVLRPSPVSPVLRHQILSGNYIDLAHLLQPSLINISQPRELQTSQGIMQLSHTINSRSKDLTPTEFALAFAIYRDIICSVYPDRRTELDDYLSIILDMAVRFGGTGFYNYHVLFATQAAGRLQQFNQGTYWGTLDAKLYCRIFAARTSLSCELCGAPSHPASMSTVITPLKSQPSSSRKIPIFNRLSSAAPPPPIIPKPLDIRPTVNLPIPKRIEIKPDTSHISHNLQSALTEPDTVDALIAKEVQEGFLIGPFKEPPFSPFRISPIGIATRKYSGKKRLIIDLSSPHGTPIPSINSIIPAPDFSMKYASIDQAITLIRKAGHGSWLSKADITSAFKVMPIQPEFWHFFGTFWKGAYYFAVRLTFGCKSSPKIFDSLSEALCWILINNHRLPYVLHLLDDFLVFTPPSTPPHSGLSTLVQVFSELGVPLSKEKTLGPCTSIEFLGITLDSISFQASLPPEKVQRISLLLSNYLLADRCTKRQLLALLGHLNYAIRIIPQGKSFLSYLLSKVTTITSLHDKVILDEGCKMEMHLWQQFLSSWNGISFFYNDYVTQPEDIQLYTDAAPSTGFGGYYSGRWYASEWPPEFSHLVQQSDSPPSALYEMYPVIIAAILWGHEWSKHTILIHSDNSAVVEIINKGRSRSPAIMQLVRRLTLISAQHQFLIRAAHIPGYLNSIADSLYRLSFQKFRILAPESDSHPTLVPPFSATIFN, translated from the exons ATGCCAATTAACAGCAGCCCATATACGCTGGCCACAGCAACACCACCTCCTCAGCCAGCTTCATCAGTTCTTCGGCCTTCCCCCGTCTCCCCAGTCTTACGTCATCAGATTCTATCTGGTAATTACATCGATCTAGCCCACCTTCTCCAGCCATCCCTCATAAACATCAGCCAGCCTAGAGAGCTGCAAACCAGCCAAGGCATCATGCAGCTTAGCCACACTATAAATTCTCGTTCTAAAGACCTTACCCCTACCGAATTCGCTCTAGCCTTCGCGATCTACCGAGACATAATTTGTTCTGTCTACCCAGATCGTAGGACCGAGCTAGACGATTATCTATCAATCATTTTAGACATGGCCGTACGCTTCGGAGGGACAGGCTTCTATAACTACCACGTTCTTTTTGCCACTCAAGCTGCAGGTCGGTTACAGCAGTTTAACCAAGGGACATACTGGGGCACCCTCGATGCCAAACTTTACTGTCGCATCTTCGCAGCCCGTACTTCACTCTCCTGCGAGCTTTGCGGAGCCCCGTCACATCCTGCCTCCATGAGCACGGTTATCACCCCTCTTAAATCTCAGCCATCTTCCTCACGCAAAATACCCATTTTCAATAGACTGTCCTCGGCAGCTCCACCTCCACCTATCATTCCAAAACCCCTCGACATACGCCCCACAGTCAACCTCCCAATTCCCAAAA GGATAGAAATAAAGCCAGACACCTCTCATATCTCCCACAACCTTCAGTCCGCTCTCACTGAGCCAGACACCGTCGACGCATTAATAGCTAAAGAAGTCCAAGAGGGATTTCTGATAGGTCCATTCAAAGAACCTCCATTTTCTCCATTTAGAATCAGTCCCATCGGCATCGCCACCAGAAAATACTCTGGGAAGAAGAGGTTAATAATTGACCTTTCCTCCCCCCACGGCACACCCATACCTAGCATTAATAGTATCATCCCAGCCCCAGACTTCTCTATGAAATACGCATCCATCGACCAAGCAATCACTCTTATTCGCAAGGCAGGCCACGGTTCATGGCTCTCAAAAGCAGACATCACCAGCGCTTTCAAAGTTATGCCCATTCAACCAGAATTCTGGCATTTCTTCGGAACATTCTGGAAAGGAGCTTATTATTTCGCAGTACGCCTCACTTTTGGCTGCAAAAGTAGCCCCAAGATCTTCGACTCCCTCTCGGAGGCCTTATGTTGGATTTTAATCAATAACCACAGGCTTCCCTATGTCCTTCACCTTCTCGACGACTTCCTCGTCTTTACACCTCCATCCACACCTCCACACTCAGGACTATCTACTCTCGTCCAAGTCTTTTCCGAACTGGGCGTTCCCCTTTCAAAAGAGAAAACCCTAGGGCCATGCACTTCCATTGAGTTTCTAGGTATCACCCTAGACTCGATTTCTTTCCAAGCATCTCTGCCTCCTGAGAAAGTACAACGCATTTCATTGCTCCTATCAAACTATCTTCTAGCAGATAGGTGCACGAAGCGTCAGCTATTAGCCCTCCTCGGCCACCTTAACTACGCCATCAGAATAATTCCCCAAGGGAAATCTTTCCTTTCCTACCTACTATCAAAAGTTACAACAATCACCTCCCTTCATGACAAAGTCATTCTGGACGAAGGCTGTAAGATGGAAATGCACCTCTGGCAGCAATTTTTGTCTTCATGGAACGGCATATCCTTCTTTTATAATGACTATGTCACACAGCCAGAAGATATTCAGCTGTATACAGACGCAGCACCTTCCACTGGCTTCGGCGGATACTACAGTGGCCGTTGGTACGCTTCCGAATGGCCACCGGAGTTTAGCCATCTCGTTCAGCAATCAGACTCGCCCCCATCCGCTCTTTACGAAATGTATCCAGTTATTATAGCAGCCATCCTTTGGGGGCACGAATGGTCCAAACATACCATACTTATACACTCGGACAACTCAGCAGTGGTTGAAATCATAAATAAAGGCAGATCTCGTTCCCCAGCCATCATGCAATTAGTTCGCAGACTGACACTAATATCTGCCCAACACCAGTTCCTCATCCGAGCTGCTCACATTCCGGGCTACCTCAATAGCATAGCTGATTCTTTGTATCGTCTTTCTTTTCAGAAGTTCAGGATCTTAGCTCCAGAATCAGACAGCCATCCCACGCTGGTTCCACCGTTTTCTGCTACCATCTTCAACTAA